The following are from one region of the Terriglobales bacterium genome:
- a CDS encoding beta-ketoacyl-ACP synthase III, with amino-acid sequence MKQLQRAKISALGTYVPPRLLTNADLEKMVETNDQWIQERTGIRQRHLVDKGVATSDIACEAARKALANAGVAPSKVEAIIVGTVTPDMLFPSTACLIQHKLGAPGAWGFDLSAACSGFVYALQVGAQLIQTGAHKKVLVIGADVMSAVIDYTDRATCVIFGDGAGAVLLEPAKDGEDVGLIDFLHEVDGAGGCSLYMPGGGSLNPATHETIDKKMHFVHQDGGAVFKYAVRKMAEFSEKVLTRNGFTGADLAAFIPHQANKRIITATAERLGMSEDRVIINIGEYGNTTAGTIPLAMQTALEEGKLKKGDLVLLASVGAGFTVGATLLRWAY; translated from the coding sequence TTGAAACAGCTTCAGCGGGCCAAGATCAGTGCCCTTGGAACCTACGTTCCTCCCCGACTTCTGACCAACGCAGACCTCGAAAAAATGGTCGAAACCAACGACCAATGGATTCAGGAGCGCACTGGAATTCGCCAGCGCCATCTCGTCGACAAAGGCGTCGCTACTTCGGACATCGCCTGCGAGGCTGCTCGGAAAGCGCTCGCCAATGCTGGAGTCGCGCCCTCCAAAGTTGAGGCCATTATTGTCGGCACAGTGACGCCGGACATGCTGTTTCCATCTACGGCCTGCCTCATTCAGCACAAGCTTGGAGCGCCGGGCGCTTGGGGATTCGACCTGTCTGCCGCGTGTTCCGGGTTCGTGTACGCGCTGCAGGTCGGAGCGCAGCTGATTCAAACTGGCGCGCATAAAAAGGTATTGGTGATCGGAGCCGACGTAATGTCAGCGGTCATCGATTACACCGACCGCGCCACTTGTGTGATCTTTGGTGATGGCGCGGGCGCGGTGCTTCTCGAACCTGCCAAAGATGGTGAGGATGTTGGACTGATCGACTTTCTGCATGAGGTTGATGGGGCTGGCGGATGTTCGCTGTATATGCCCGGAGGCGGAAGCCTCAATCCGGCAACGCACGAAACTATAGATAAGAAGATGCACTTCGTGCACCAGGACGGAGGAGCCGTCTTCAAGTACGCGGTGCGCAAGATGGCGGAGTTCTCGGAAAAAGTCCTTACGCGAAATGGATTCACCGGGGCTGACTTAGCCGCTTTCATTCCTCATCAGGCGAACAAACGCATTATTACTGCGACGGCTGAGCGGTTGGGAATGTCCGAAGACCGCGTGATCATCAACATCGGCGAATACGGCAACACGACAGCAGGCACAATTCCCTTGGCAATGCAGACAGCGCTTGAGGAAGGCAAGCTGAAAAAGGGTGACCTTGTCCTCCTGGCGTCTGTGGGAGCCGGATTTACTGTGGGAGCGACGCTCCTGCGCTGGGCGTACTAG
- a CDS encoding VTT domain-containing protein — MFFELIVAGGVWAKLRALGPIGEILLGLADASVVPTPGSLDLLLILLVGSAPHNWWIYVLAATLGSSLGAYITYRIGIKSGKEGLAKRIPEKKLATIYRWSEKYGVGAVAVPAFLPPPFPLSPFLLAAGVMKVPRAKFLAAYSSGRLVRYGVVAWLGRRYGQSIIHAMQQYSRPIIWTLIGLAVLGGIAVAGYLWRRKQQGLPMLHSVEKKAA, encoded by the coding sequence GTGTTTTTTGAACTGATCGTCGCGGGAGGAGTGTGGGCAAAGCTGCGTGCGCTCGGTCCCATCGGCGAAATCCTGCTCGGCCTGGCGGATGCGTCTGTTGTTCCAACACCGGGAAGCTTGGATCTGCTGCTAATTCTTCTCGTAGGATCCGCACCGCACAACTGGTGGATTTATGTTCTGGCGGCAACGCTGGGTTCCTCACTCGGCGCTTACATCACTTATCGCATCGGAATCAAGAGCGGAAAAGAAGGCCTAGCGAAACGCATTCCCGAAAAGAAACTGGCGACTATTTACCGCTGGAGTGAGAAATACGGTGTCGGAGCCGTCGCTGTGCCCGCATTCCTGCCGCCACCATTCCCCCTTTCGCCTTTTTTGTTGGCTGCCGGCGTAATGAAAGTTCCCAGAGCTAAGTTCCTTGCCGCATATTCGTCGGGAAGGCTCGTGCGATACGGGGTTGTGGCATGGCTGGGTCGGAGATACGGTCAGTCGATTATTCACGCCATGCAGCAATATTCCCGACCGATCATCTGGACTCTGATCGGTCTTGCCGTGTTGGGAGGAATCGCGGTTGCGGGCTATCTATGGCGCCGGAAACAACAAGGATTACCCATGCTTCATTCGGTCGAAAAGAAAGCCGCGTAA
- a CDS encoding menaquinone biosynthesis protein has translation MSSLRVSAIGYLNTAPLMWNFEHGSGSLELRKDFEIDYTIPSRCAEMLDKGAADIGIIPVAAYTAIPGLRVIPDVAIASRGAVRSILLISLRPLSEIRSVALDSSSRTSAALIQVLLRMQNREVTFARAEPKLDAMLEKHDAALLIGDPALQVDRTRYQTWDLAEEWRNLTGKPFVFAFWAVRENAAPEEELSRVADLFRESRDEGLKHITEIADEWSSRLSVSQEAVRSYLKENIHYYLDPESISGMKLFFDLAASYGILPSAPELRLVPELAFRNSTGQSRV, from the coding sequence ATGTCCTCGCTTCGCGTCTCTGCTATCGGTTACTTAAACACGGCTCCGCTGATGTGGAACTTCGAGCATGGTTCCGGATCACTTGAACTGCGCAAGGACTTCGAAATCGATTACACCATCCCCTCGCGGTGCGCGGAGATGCTGGACAAAGGCGCTGCGGACATCGGGATTATTCCCGTCGCAGCGTACACAGCCATTCCAGGGCTGCGAGTTATTCCCGACGTAGCCATCGCAAGCAGAGGGGCAGTCCGTTCCATCCTTCTGATCAGCCTGCGACCACTGAGCGAAATCCGGAGTGTAGCTCTGGACTCGTCTTCGCGTACTTCGGCTGCCCTGATTCAAGTCTTACTACGGATGCAGAATCGGGAAGTCACCTTTGCTCGCGCTGAACCGAAGCTGGATGCAATGCTAGAGAAACACGACGCGGCTTTGTTGATCGGAGATCCCGCACTACAGGTGGATCGGACGCGATATCAAACCTGGGACTTAGCCGAGGAGTGGCGGAATCTCACAGGAAAGCCTTTTGTCTTTGCGTTTTGGGCAGTCCGCGAGAATGCGGCTCCGGAAGAGGAACTCAGCCGAGTGGCAGACTTGTTCCGCGAATCGCGCGACGAAGGGTTGAAACACATCACGGAAATCGCAGATGAATGGTCATCCAGACTTTCGGTCTCCCAAGAAGCTGTCCGCAGCTATCTGAAAGAGAATATTCACTATTATCTTGACCCAGAGAGCATCTCTGGCATGAAGCTGTTCTTTGACCTTGCGGCCTCCTATGGGATTCTGCCCTCCGCGCCGGAATTGCGGCTGGTCCCAGAGCTCGCTTTCCGCAACTCCACTGGTCAAAGCCGCGTCTAA
- the dprA gene encoding DNA-processing protein DprA translates to MTDSAAVSRSIQPDVTTLQWLALVLTPGMGPIRGHRLVQHFGGVERVFVASLTELEAAGLPAASAQSIALGKSSSLAEEEFMKARDASAELISFEDHRYPARLKEIYDPPLVLYVRGNAELLSESGLGVVGTRHPTPYGMGMAERLSNDLASRGLVIVSGMARGVDTHAHRGALNGKGKTVAVWGTGIDVPYPRDNRRIAEGIVAAGGTLVSEFPVGTFAAPQNFPIRNRIISGLSLGVLVVEAGEYSGTRITARCALEQGRDIFAVPGNVTNRNSWGPNTLIKQGAKLTATWEDVWEELPADVKLQLEANWRVESPEPTEASLFADSKLSPHEKRIYALLKPDEATQLDVIIEKLEGEISSSEIFSALFELELAGKIKPLPGKNYVKTF, encoded by the coding sequence ATGACTGACTCCGCTGCCGTCTCCCGCTCAATTCAACCCGACGTCACCACGCTGCAATGGCTCGCGCTGGTATTGACGCCAGGGATGGGTCCCATTCGGGGACACCGGCTTGTCCAACACTTTGGCGGCGTAGAACGGGTCTTTGTTGCCTCTCTCACTGAGCTTGAGGCGGCGGGACTACCAGCGGCTTCGGCGCAATCTATCGCACTGGGTAAGTCCTCTTCACTGGCCGAAGAAGAGTTCATGAAGGCGCGTGACGCTAGCGCTGAGCTTATTTCGTTCGAGGATCACCGCTATCCAGCGCGGCTCAAGGAAATCTACGATCCACCTCTGGTGCTGTACGTACGCGGAAATGCTGAGCTGTTGAGTGAATCGGGATTGGGCGTAGTTGGAACCCGTCATCCGACACCATACGGAATGGGTATGGCGGAGCGTTTATCGAACGATCTTGCGTCGCGCGGGCTGGTCATTGTCAGCGGCATGGCTCGCGGGGTGGACACTCACGCCCATCGTGGAGCTCTCAACGGCAAAGGTAAGACCGTCGCGGTCTGGGGGACGGGAATTGACGTTCCGTATCCGCGCGACAACAGGCGAATCGCAGAGGGAATTGTTGCTGCGGGAGGAACTCTGGTTTCTGAGTTCCCAGTTGGAACGTTCGCGGCACCGCAGAACTTCCCGATTCGGAATCGAATTATAAGCGGATTATCCCTGGGCGTCCTTGTAGTAGAAGCTGGCGAATACAGCGGGACGCGCATAACCGCTCGCTGCGCTTTGGAGCAGGGCCGAGACATTTTTGCAGTTCCAGGCAATGTCACCAATAGAAACTCGTGGGGGCCTAACACTTTGATAAAGCAAGGCGCTAAGCTCACTGCGACATGGGAGGACGTCTGGGAAGAGCTGCCTGCCGACGTGAAGCTGCAACTCGAAGCAAATTGGCGGGTTGAATCCCCCGAGCCTACTGAAGCATCTCTATTCGCGGATTCGAAACTGTCGCCGCACGAAAAGCGCATTTACGCGCTGCTGAAGCCCGACGAGGCCACCCAGCTGGATGTCATCATTGAAAAGCTGGAGGGAGAGATCTCCTCATCGGAGATTTTTTCCGCACTGTTTGAGCTAGAACTGGCGGGAAAGATTAAGCCGCTTCCAGGCAAAAATTACGTTAAGACATTTTGA
- the topA gene encoding type I DNA topoisomerase, protein MSKALVIVESPAKAKTINKYLGKDFDVEASLGHVKDLPKSKIGIDFDNDFEAEYIVIPGKEKVLTNLKKKAKTASAIYLAPDPDREGEAIAAHLYEELGESKPKKKRGGGIPIHRVTFNEITSKAVKAAFEHPREIDWNLVDAQQTRRVLDRIVGYQISPLLWDKVRRGLSAGRVQTVALRLIVERERDIKAFEKKEYWTIDAHLSKPPAFDARFTGIGAEKTEVPNGEESERITNALRQAQWSVRSVEKKERRRSATPPFTTSKFQQDASRKLRFSVKRAMMIAQRLYEGVELGDEGSVGLITYMRTDSTRVAQDALDEVREFIGSNFGKEFLPESPNIYKSKKDAQEAHEAIRPTSALRHPDSVKQYLQEDEFKVYKLIWQRFVASQMLPAVFDQTSVDIDAVSDRTYNFRVTGSVLKFEGFLKVYEESKEGKDEDDEALKHKLPPLEEGQKLTLKELKPEQHFTEPPPRYNEASLVKELEERGIGRPSTYAAIIGTIQERQYVQKIGGKFIPTEIGLVVTDLLVKNFAEIFDPAYTARLEEELDEIEEGKEKWTDAMSEFYKRFQKDLKYAQKHMENVKRMEKPTDEKCERCGSPLVLKWGKFGSFFACSAYDKDDPNSCTFTKENVIDLPDLENADLQETTQEEYCENCGRTMVLKRGRFGQFMACTGYPECKTTRRLDQGKKVPDVPLEEICPKCGRNMVLRHGRYGEFVSCSGYPECKYVKQNFIGVSCPLCAAEGRKDGELVEKKARRRGNIFYGCSNYPNCEFTSAYKPVAEQCPECGSPYLLEKNLKAGTFLVCPNNKRTAAEEEEPQPKRKKKPTKAKGEAAAETAAAPVVKCDYSKQIATKEPVAVA, encoded by the coding sequence TTGTCCAAAGCTTTAGTCATCGTTGAGTCGCCGGCCAAGGCGAAAACGATCAACAAATATCTCGGCAAGGATTTCGACGTCGAAGCCTCGCTCGGCCACGTTAAAGATCTGCCGAAGAGCAAAATCGGTATCGATTTCGATAACGACTTCGAGGCCGAGTACATTGTCATTCCCGGTAAAGAAAAGGTTCTGACGAACCTGAAGAAGAAGGCGAAAACCGCCTCGGCGATCTATCTCGCTCCTGATCCTGACCGAGAAGGCGAAGCCATCGCTGCGCATTTGTATGAGGAACTTGGCGAATCCAAGCCGAAGAAGAAGCGCGGTGGCGGCATTCCAATTCACCGTGTGACCTTCAACGAAATCACTTCGAAGGCGGTCAAGGCTGCGTTTGAGCATCCCCGCGAGATCGACTGGAACTTAGTAGACGCGCAACAGACTCGTCGCGTGTTGGATCGCATCGTCGGCTACCAGATCTCGCCGCTGCTGTGGGACAAGGTTCGCCGTGGGCTCTCAGCAGGTCGCGTGCAGACCGTCGCGTTGCGTCTCATCGTGGAACGCGAGCGCGACATCAAGGCGTTCGAGAAAAAGGAATACTGGACGATTGACGCGCACTTATCGAAGCCGCCGGCTTTCGATGCGCGCTTCACCGGAATTGGCGCTGAGAAGACCGAGGTTCCGAACGGGGAAGAGTCCGAAAGGATCACAAACGCGCTGCGTCAGGCGCAGTGGAGCGTGCGTTCTGTTGAGAAGAAGGAACGCCGTCGCAGTGCGACGCCGCCATTCACTACAAGCAAATTCCAGCAGGACGCCTCGCGCAAGCTGCGTTTTAGCGTGAAGCGCGCCATGATGATTGCGCAACGTTTGTATGAAGGCGTGGAACTCGGCGACGAAGGATCGGTGGGCCTGATCACGTACATGCGTACCGATTCCACGCGTGTTGCCCAGGACGCGCTCGACGAAGTCCGCGAATTCATCGGTTCGAACTTTGGCAAGGAATTTCTCCCGGAGTCGCCCAACATTTACAAATCGAAGAAGGACGCGCAGGAAGCGCACGAAGCGATTCGTCCAACCTCTGCACTCCGTCATCCCGATTCGGTAAAGCAGTATCTGCAAGAGGATGAGTTCAAGGTCTACAAACTTATTTGGCAGCGTTTTGTGGCATCACAGATGTTGCCTGCCGTCTTCGATCAGACATCGGTTGACATCGATGCCGTCTCCGATCGTACTTACAACTTCCGCGTAACCGGTTCTGTGCTCAAGTTCGAGGGCTTCCTCAAGGTCTATGAGGAATCGAAAGAGGGCAAAGATGAAGACGATGAGGCGCTCAAACACAAACTGCCACCGCTGGAAGAAGGTCAGAAGCTTACGCTGAAGGAATTGAAGCCGGAGCAGCATTTCACGGAACCCCCGCCGCGCTACAACGAAGCGTCGTTGGTAAAGGAACTGGAAGAGCGTGGTATCGGCCGTCCATCGACATATGCGGCGATTATTGGCACGATCCAGGAGCGCCAGTACGTTCAGAAGATTGGCGGCAAGTTCATTCCAACAGAGATCGGCCTGGTTGTTACCGATCTGCTGGTGAAGAACTTCGCCGAAATCTTCGATCCGGCGTACACGGCTCGCCTCGAAGAGGAACTCGACGAGATCGAAGAGGGCAAAGAAAAGTGGACCGACGCGATGTCGGAGTTCTACAAGCGCTTCCAGAAGGACCTGAAGTACGCGCAAAAGCACATGGAAAATGTGAAGCGCATGGAGAAGCCCACGGACGAGAAGTGCGAGCGCTGCGGCTCTCCGCTCGTCCTCAAGTGGGGCAAGTTCGGGTCATTCTTCGCTTGCAGCGCTTACGACAAGGACGATCCCAATAGCTGCACGTTTACCAAAGAGAACGTAATTGATTTGCCCGATCTCGAGAATGCCGACCTGCAGGAAACCACGCAGGAGGAATACTGCGAGAACTGCGGACGCACAATGGTCCTGAAGCGCGGCCGTTTTGGTCAATTCATGGCTTGCACCGGATATCCAGAGTGCAAAACTACGCGGCGCCTCGATCAGGGCAAGAAGGTTCCGGATGTTCCGCTCGAGGAGATCTGCCCAAAATGCGGTCGCAACATGGTGCTGCGTCATGGACGTTATGGCGAGTTTGTGTCCTGCAGCGGATATCCCGAATGCAAGTACGTGAAGCAGAACTTCATTGGAGTGAGCTGCCCGCTATGCGCCGCAGAAGGACGCAAAGACGGCGAGTTGGTGGAGAAGAAAGCCCGTCGCCGCGGCAACATCTTCTACGGCTGCTCGAACTATCCCAACTGCGAGTTCACGTCGGCGTACAAGCCTGTCGCCGAGCAATGTCCCGAGTGCGGCAGCCCGTATCTGCTGGAGAAGAATCTGAAAGCAGGCACCTTCCTGGTGTGCCCAAACAACAAGCGCACTGCCGCAGAGGAAGAAGAGCCTCAACCCAAGCGTAAGAAAAAGCCGACAAAGGCCAAGGGCGAAGCTGCCGCTGAAACCGCTGCGGCTCCAGTAGTGAAATGCGATTACTCCAAGCAGATCGCTACAAAAGAACCGGTGGCAGTCGCATAG
- a CDS encoding aldehyde dehydrogenase family protein: MATATPLQMQDAVSQFLATPRKLLIDGRWVAASSGKTFDSIDPATGEVLARVAEGDKADIDLAVKAARRAFESGPWAKMSASERGRIIWKIADLLEQHTEELAELETLDNGKPISVSRVADVPLAVDLFRYMAGWSTKIEGSTIPVAGPFFAYTRREPIGVVGQIIPWNFPLLMAAWKLGPALATGCTIVLKPAEQTPLSALRLGELALEAGLPPGVLNIVTGFGETAGAALAAHPDVDKIAFTGSTEVGKLIVHAAAGNLKKVTLELGGKSPNIVFDDADVNKATAGAANAIFFNHGQCCCAGSRLFVEDKIFDKVVEGISESAKKIRVGPGMNPDTQMGPLVSDEQFRRVCGYMEAGLNEGAKAVVGGKKVGNRGYFVEPTVLVNTNPKMKVVQEEIFGPVVTAMPFKSVDEIATEANNTSYGLAAGIWTKDIAKAHSLANKLKAGTVWINCYNVFDAAMPFGGYKQSGWGREMGKEALELYTETKAVCVKI, translated from the coding sequence ATGGCAACAGCAACTCCGCTGCAGATGCAGGATGCAGTCAGTCAATTTTTAGCAACCCCGAGAAAACTTCTGATCGACGGCAGGTGGGTCGCTGCTTCGTCGGGTAAGACCTTCGATTCCATCGATCCCGCAACAGGTGAAGTGCTGGCCCGAGTGGCCGAGGGCGACAAGGCTGATATTGACCTCGCCGTGAAGGCAGCGCGCCGGGCCTTTGAGTCCGGTCCGTGGGCAAAAATGTCAGCCAGTGAGCGTGGTCGCATCATCTGGAAGATCGCCGACCTGCTCGAACAACACACCGAAGAACTCGCAGAACTCGAAACCCTCGACAACGGCAAACCAATCTCAGTCTCGCGCGTTGCCGATGTTCCGCTCGCCGTGGATCTGTTTCGCTACATGGCGGGATGGTCGACCAAGATCGAGGGCAGCACGATTCCCGTTGCGGGACCGTTCTTCGCCTACACCCGACGCGAGCCCATCGGCGTAGTTGGACAGATCATCCCATGGAATTTTCCGCTGCTGATGGCGGCGTGGAAACTGGGACCTGCGCTCGCGACCGGATGCACCATCGTTCTGAAACCCGCCGAGCAGACTCCGCTCTCCGCTCTGCGATTGGGTGAGCTGGCGTTGGAGGCTGGTCTTCCGCCGGGCGTGTTGAACATTGTGACCGGGTTCGGCGAAACGGCTGGCGCCGCGCTGGCAGCGCATCCCGACGTGGACAAGATCGCCTTTACCGGCTCAACCGAAGTCGGCAAGCTCATTGTTCATGCCGCAGCGGGAAATCTTAAAAAGGTAACGCTGGAGCTGGGCGGCAAGTCGCCGAACATCGTCTTCGACGATGCCGACGTGAACAAGGCGACTGCTGGCGCTGCCAACGCGATCTTCTTCAACCACGGACAATGCTGCTGCGCAGGTTCCCGTCTCTTTGTGGAAGACAAAATCTTCGACAAAGTGGTTGAGGGCATATCGGAGTCAGCAAAGAAGATCCGGGTAGGTCCGGGCATGAATCCCGATACTCAGATGGGGCCACTCGTGTCGGACGAACAGTTCCGGCGCGTGTGCGGCTACATGGAGGCCGGCCTGAACGAAGGCGCAAAGGCCGTAGTTGGCGGCAAAAAAGTTGGCAACCGTGGTTACTTTGTGGAGCCGACTGTTCTGGTCAACACGAATCCCAAAATGAAAGTCGTGCAGGAGGAGATCTTCGGGCCGGTGGTTACCGCGATGCCTTTCAAGAGCGTCGATGAGATCGCCACCGAAGCCAATAACACCAGCTATGGGCTCGCCGCAGGAATCTGGACCAAGGACATCGCTAAGGCCCACTCCCTTGCCAACAAGCTCAAAGCGGGCACCGTGTGGATCAACTGCTACAACGTCTTTGACGCGGCCATGCCCTTCGGCGGCTACAAGCAGTCCGGGTGGGGCCGCGAGATGGGTAAGGAGGCGCTAGAGCTCTACACGGAGACGAAAGCGGTTTGCGTGAAGATCTAG
- a CDS encoding isoprenyl transferase, which translates to MKHLQQNSGNVDELSAKERAIYSRLDPALVPQHIAIIMDGNGRWANRRHLPRFVGHRSGVQTVRGVVETAARIGLSYLTLYAFSAENWKRRPRTEVDFLMQLLRQYLKQEVPRLNRNNVRLTYIGRIHELPESVQERLKWAEEATAGNTSMVLTLALNYGARAEIVDAFRSIITAAKNNGGIDHLDITEDIVSRHLYGALPDPDLVIRTSGELRVSNFLLWQIAYAEIYVTGKLWPDFEGVDLLEAIADYQRRDRRYGGLSTPSNGHGTRASRNGAGRDHPLIDIAVAHK; encoded by the coding sequence ATGAAGCACTTGCAACAAAACAGTGGCAACGTCGATGAGCTCTCAGCGAAGGAGCGCGCGATCTATTCGCGTCTTGATCCGGCCCTGGTGCCGCAACACATCGCCATCATCATGGATGGTAATGGGCGGTGGGCAAACCGGCGACATCTGCCTCGGTTTGTCGGACACCGCAGTGGCGTCCAAACGGTGCGCGGTGTCGTTGAGACAGCGGCACGGATCGGCTTGTCCTACCTAACGCTTTATGCATTCTCCGCCGAGAACTGGAAGCGCCGCCCACGCACTGAAGTCGATTTTTTGATGCAGTTGTTGCGCCAGTATTTGAAGCAGGAAGTTCCGCGCCTCAATCGAAACAATGTACGACTCACGTACATCGGTCGCATTCACGAGTTGCCGGAAAGTGTCCAGGAACGTTTGAAGTGGGCGGAAGAGGCGACGGCCGGCAACACCAGTATGGTTTTGACTCTTGCGCTGAACTACGGCGCACGCGCCGAGATCGTGGATGCCTTCCGGTCGATCATCACTGCAGCGAAGAATAACGGCGGCATCGATCACCTGGACATTACTGAAGATATTGTGAGTCGCCACCTATACGGCGCCTTGCCCGATCCTGATTTGGTGATTCGCACCAGCGGCGAATTGCGCGTAAGCAACTTTCTGCTGTGGCAGATCGCGTATGCCGAAATCTATGTAACTGGCAAATTATGGCCGGATTTCGAAGGCGTTGACCTTCTCGAGGCTATCGCCGACTACCAGCGTCGTGATCGACGTTATGGCGGACTCAGCACTCCTTCCAACGGACACGGAACGCGAGCGTCCCGCAACGGTGCTGGACGCGACCACCCGTTGATCGACATCGCCGTCGCGCACAAGTAG
- a CDS encoding phosphatidate cytidylyltransferase produces the protein MQRVLTAIILIPLVVLAVFKAPFWLYAVIIAILALLCLAEYLDIAAGHNLKPQRTLTYIAVLAVLGEYYLSIAIRGLRPTGSSGWQMLRDPFVQYESLLVLVSLTPFVLLVAALKTEDLRQALPSAAVSFLAVPYIGITLGFLLFTRGLIPDGALAVFYLLLVVWAGDIFAYYVGRAIGRHRLAPRISPGKSWEGTAASIIGSMIVGGLILVYNRPIAERLYDWKLLAGQSVLSGRPTPEPNAIWMAILVSASINIAAQFGDLVESMMKRGADIKDSGKLLPGHGGVLDRVDALLLASPVLWYYSSFRLVHF, from the coding sequence ATGCAGCGCGTTCTTACGGCAATCATCCTCATTCCGCTTGTGGTACTGGCAGTTTTCAAGGCGCCGTTTTGGCTTTATGCAGTCATTATTGCCATCTTGGCCCTGCTCTGCCTAGCGGAGTACTTAGACATTGCTGCGGGTCACAATCTGAAGCCGCAGCGAACGCTGACGTACATCGCGGTATTAGCCGTGCTCGGCGAATACTATCTCTCGATCGCCATTCGAGGATTGCGTCCCACCGGATCCAGCGGATGGCAAATGCTGCGCGATCCTTTTGTTCAGTACGAAAGCCTTCTCGTCCTCGTAAGCCTCACGCCGTTCGTATTGCTGGTAGCTGCGCTGAAAACAGAAGACCTGCGGCAAGCACTTCCCTCTGCAGCCGTCTCATTTCTTGCTGTTCCCTATATCGGGATCACTCTGGGGTTCCTGCTATTCACGCGCGGACTGATTCCAGATGGAGCCTTGGCGGTTTTCTATTTGCTGTTGGTCGTATGGGCGGGCGATATTTTCGCGTACTACGTAGGGCGCGCGATTGGGCGACATCGCCTGGCGCCGCGGATTAGTCCCGGAAAATCATGGGAGGGCACAGCCGCCTCGATAATCGGAAGTATGATCGTCGGAGGCTTAATTCTGGTTTATAACCGTCCCATTGCAGAGCGGCTGTACGACTGGAAATTGCTTGCTGGGCAAAGTGTTCTGTCGGGAAGACCAACTCCCGAGCCCAATGCGATCTGGATGGCAATCTTGGTTTCAGCTTCAATCAACATCGCCGCTCAGTTTGGGGATCTAGTGGAGTCGATGATGAAGCGCGGTGCCGACATTAAAGATTCCGGGAAACTGCTTCCAGGACATGGCGGCGTCCTCGATCGAGTGGATGCTCTGCTGCTGGCATCCCCTGTGCTGTGGTACTATTCTTCTTTCCGCCTAGTTCATTTCTAA
- a CDS encoding 1-deoxy-D-xylulose-5-phosphate reductoisomerase has translation MSNSLNPASLLEASPDSKRRIAILGSTGSIGMSTLKIVEAYPQRFSVTSLAAGSNVDVALDQCCRWRPKLVSMATEERAAELQSRLEASGVRIPVCSGATGAVQVATHADANFVVSAIVGVAGLEATFEAVRAGKWVGLANKECLVAAGELITAEARRQGKPLLPIDSEHNAVHQCMRGGTLDEVTAVWLTASGGPFLNTPKSEFSRITVQQALNHPTWKMGKRITIDSATLMNKGFEVIEACRLFNLPPDRVKVIVHPQSTIHSLVEFRDGSILAQLSVTDMRLPILYALTYPERLESELKFDLTSLKKLDFSQPDTEKFPCLNLAYEAAQAGGAKAIALNAADEVAVAAFLDGVIGFEGIPKTIKRVLDETTPAHPESIKKVLQIDAEARAFAAEVTGLERPSVPALGVYTH, from the coding sequence GTGAGTAATTCTCTCAACCCAGCTTCTCTGCTGGAAGCTTCTCCCGATTCCAAGCGCCGGATAGCCATTCTCGGTTCGACTGGCTCGATCGGCATGAGCACGCTGAAAATCGTCGAAGCCTATCCGCAACGCTTCAGCGTGACCTCGTTAGCGGCCGGTAGCAACGTTGATGTTGCTCTTGACCAATGTTGCAGGTGGAGACCCAAGCTGGTCTCCATGGCCACAGAGGAACGTGCGGCAGAGCTGCAAAGCAGGCTTGAGGCGTCTGGTGTACGGATTCCAGTTTGCTCTGGAGCAACTGGCGCGGTTCAGGTTGCGACCCACGCCGATGCAAATTTCGTAGTGAGTGCTATCGTTGGCGTGGCGGGTCTGGAAGCCACATTCGAAGCGGTACGAGCAGGAAAATGGGTTGGCTTAGCCAACAAAGAATGCCTCGTAGCCGCGGGAGAGTTAATCACCGCGGAAGCGCGTCGCCAGGGCAAACCCCTTCTCCCGATTGATAGTGAACACAATGCCGTCCATCAATGCATGCGTGGCGGCACTCTTGATGAAGTAACGGCGGTGTGGCTTACCGCATCGGGCGGTCCATTTCTGAATACGCCGAAATCCGAATTCAGCCGTATCACGGTGCAGCAGGCGCTGAATCATCCCACGTGGAAGATGGGAAAGCGCATCACCATCGATTCAGCAACTTTGATGAACAAGGGCTTTGAAGTCATCGAAGCCTGCCGGCTCTTCAATCTGCCGCCTGACCGGGTTAAGGTGATCGTCCATCCGCAGTCGACGATTCACTCTTTAGTGGAATTCCGCGACGGCAGCATCCTTGCTCAACTGTCCGTGACCGACATGCGGCTTCCGATCCTGTATGCCCTCACTTATCCAGAGCGGCTGGAATCAGAGTTGAAGTTCGATTTAACGAGTTTGAAGAAGCTCGATTTCTCCCAACCGGATACGGAGAAATTCCCTTGCCTGAACCTGGCGTACGAGGCTGCTCAGGCGGGGGGAGCCAAGGCGATTGCTCTCAATGCAGCTGACGAGGTTGCGGTTGCAGCATTTTTGGATGGCGTGATCGGCTTTGAGGGCATTCCCAAGACAATAAAAAGGGTGCTGGACGAAACTACTCCGGCGCATCCTGAATCTATTAAGAAAGTGCTACAGATTGATGCCGAAGCAAGGGCCTTTGCTGCTGAGGTAACAGGGCTGGAAAGGCCGTCCGTCCCTGCTTTGGGGGTGTACACTCATTAA